A single genomic interval of Leptospira dzoumogneensis harbors:
- a CDS encoding type ISP restriction/modification enzyme — protein MPTSPRNKPFDKITIQALDRYIHSLETIAKTESFSEQSFRGPLADFVHSIESNILANNEPMRVACGAPDFVVYKNNVPIGYIETKKIGANLNSLENSDQLKRYRSDLSNLILTDYLEFRWFVDGEFRLSSSIGKFKNNRIIPFPNMKDQVLGLLDCFINEETPVSKDPKELAIRMGKLGRMIRDTIKETIKEAEKSKSPSVLKDQMKAFHSRLIKGLSEEQFADMYAQTICYGLFAARCNHHISGSFNREKAVFELPNTNPFLKRMFNSIAGTELDKSVTWIVDDLAYLLDRADFDSILKDFGKKTKQEDPVVHFYETFLSSYDPNIREKRGVYYTPEPIVKYIIYSVDSLLKEKKGFNIPNGLADSKIIPHPKKPGEKVHRISILDPSVGTGTFLFELIKTVFKHFEKNKGSWQDYVQSHLLPRMFGFEFLMAPYSIAHLKIVLQLRELGYQFDSEERLKIYLTNSLEDAPSLKETDGLDKFLEQEAQDAWEIKNSEPVSIIVGNPPYSGHSENSGDWITDLLHSKEGNYFEFDGKPLKEQNLKWLNDDYVKFLRFAQWKIENTGHGILAFVTNHGYLDNPTFRGMRQSLRKTFDEIYVLDLHGNSKKKEKQSDGSQDENVFEIQQGVAIGIFVKRITDGNTIKKPGRVFHSEIFGDREGKYDWLSKHNIKNTEWEEINPSKEFCLFKPQNERRREEYESNNKITEIMYTFSLGILTKRDSLTVAFTEEELQGKISHFTDSSLSDEEVSEEFSIPIIDKDRWDLKKARQEVKKFGSKQFIKDYTYRPFDSRSIYFYENIIARPNTKVMDHFDDPENLALVIGRQGLAVGGDTWNLVFVVNKLVDQNIFRRGGGTVFPLYTIEEDLFSGKNKRSNFSDPIIEELRIKQGTEDPEALFYYIYAILYSPKFRKRYSEFLKIDFPRIPLTSNRDLFKKLVQIGKKLTKCHLFQSNVHARLKFPMEGDSIIKSIFYDGEKTVWINETQYFGPISQKVWNYNIGGFQICEKWLKDRKGRQLTFLDIQHYSVIVHSIEQTIQFEIEIDEHITKSGGFPFK, from the coding sequence ATGCCTACTTCCCCGCGGAATAAGCCGTTCGATAAGATAACGATCCAAGCATTGGATCGATATATTCATTCCTTAGAAACGATAGCAAAAACGGAATCCTTTTCGGAGCAATCGTTCAGAGGACCTCTAGCGGATTTTGTACATTCTATCGAAAGTAATATTCTAGCTAATAATGAGCCGATGAGAGTCGCCTGCGGCGCACCGGACTTCGTAGTGTATAAAAATAACGTTCCGATAGGATATATCGAAACCAAAAAAATCGGCGCGAATCTTAACTCCCTCGAAAATTCAGATCAATTAAAAAGATATCGTTCAGATTTATCTAATCTTATCCTTACCGACTATTTGGAATTTAGATGGTTCGTGGACGGAGAGTTCCGTTTATCTTCTTCGATTGGAAAGTTCAAAAATAATCGGATCATTCCGTTCCCAAATATGAAAGATCAAGTTTTAGGACTTCTTGATTGTTTTATAAACGAAGAAACTCCCGTTTCTAAAGACCCGAAAGAATTGGCTATCCGGATGGGAAAATTAGGAAGGATGATCCGAGATACTATCAAAGAGACGATAAAAGAAGCCGAAAAGTCCAAATCCCCATCCGTATTGAAAGATCAAATGAAGGCCTTTCATTCTCGTTTAATTAAAGGATTATCCGAAGAACAATTTGCAGATATGTATGCGCAGACCATATGTTACGGACTATTTGCAGCTAGATGTAACCATCACATATCAGGATCTTTTAATAGAGAAAAAGCGGTTTTCGAATTACCGAATACGAACCCTTTTTTGAAAAGAATGTTCAACTCGATCGCAGGAACTGAATTAGATAAAAGTGTCACTTGGATTGTGGATGATTTAGCTTATCTTTTAGATAGAGCCGACTTCGATTCGATCCTAAAAGATTTTGGGAAAAAAACAAAACAAGAGGATCCTGTAGTTCATTTTTACGAAACTTTCTTATCCTCTTATGATCCGAATATTAGAGAGAAAAGAGGAGTATATTATACTCCTGAACCGATTGTTAAATACATTATATATAGTGTCGATTCCTTACTGAAAGAAAAGAAAGGATTCAATATTCCTAATGGACTGGCGGATTCGAAAATAATTCCACATCCTAAAAAACCGGGAGAAAAGGTCCATCGTATCTCAATTTTAGACCCATCAGTAGGAACTGGGACCTTTCTCTTCGAATTAATTAAAACCGTCTTTAAACATTTCGAGAAAAATAAGGGCTCATGGCAGGATTACGTCCAATCCCATCTTTTACCCAGGATGTTCGGATTTGAATTCCTTATGGCTCCCTACTCAATCGCACATTTAAAGATAGTTCTTCAATTGAGAGAATTAGGTTATCAATTCGATTCGGAAGAACGTTTAAAGATATATTTAACAAATAGTCTTGAAGATGCGCCTTCTTTAAAAGAAACGGACGGCCTAGATAAATTTTTAGAACAAGAAGCTCAGGATGCCTGGGAAATTAAAAACTCAGAACCGGTCTCGATCATCGTAGGCAATCCGCCGTATTCCGGCCACTCGGAAAATTCGGGAGACTGGATCACCGATCTATTACACAGTAAAGAAGGGAATTATTTTGAATTCGACGGCAAACCTTTAAAAGAACAAAACCTCAAATGGTTAAACGACGACTATGTAAAATTCTTACGCTTTGCTCAATGGAAAATTGAAAATACAGGCCACGGTATCCTAGCATTCGTTACTAATCACGGCTATTTAGATAATCCTACATTCCGGGGAATGAGACAAAGCCTTCGAAAAACTTTCGATGAAATCTACGTTTTAGATCTTCATGGGAATTCAAAAAAGAAAGAAAAACAGAGCGATGGTTCCCAAGATGAAAATGTATTTGAGATCCAACAAGGAGTTGCTATCGGGATCTTCGTTAAAAGAATAACCGATGGCAATACTATAAAAAAACCGGGCCGCGTTTTTCATTCTGAAATTTTCGGAGATAGGGAAGGAAAATACGACTGGTTATCCAAACATAACATTAAGAATACTGAATGGGAAGAAATCAACCCTTCCAAAGAATTTTGCCTTTTTAAACCTCAGAATGAAAGAAGAAGAGAGGAATACGAAAGTAATAATAAAATCACCGAGATAATGTATACTTTCTCGCTAGGAATTCTTACAAAAAGAGATTCCTTAACGGTTGCTTTCACGGAAGAAGAATTACAGGGAAAAATATCCCATTTCACAGACTCTTCTTTATCGGATGAAGAAGTATCCGAAGAATTTTCAATTCCGATTATTGATAAAGATCGTTGGGATTTGAAAAAAGCCAGACAAGAAGTTAAAAAATTCGGTTCTAAACAATTCATTAAAGACTACACGTATCGTCCTTTTGACAGCCGATCTATCTATTTCTATGAGAATATTATAGCGAGGCCGAATACAAAGGTTATGGATCATTTTGATGATCCGGAAAACTTAGCTTTAGTTATTGGGCGCCAAGGTTTAGCCGTAGGCGGGGATACTTGGAATCTAGTATTCGTAGTAAATAAACTTGTTGATCAGAATATTTTTAGAAGAGGCGGAGGAACGGTTTTCCCATTATATACGATCGAAGAAGATCTTTTTTCCGGAAAAAATAAACGATCCAATTTTTCAGATCCTATTATAGAAGAATTAAGGATAAAACAGGGAACCGAAGATCCCGAAGCCTTGTTCTATTATATTTATGCGATATTATATTCCCCGAAATTCCGGAAAAGATATTCGGAATTCTTAAAAATAGATTTTCCAAGAATCCCTTTAACTTCGAATCGCGATCTATTCAAAAAACTTGTTCAAATCGGAAAGAAGCTAACTAAATGTCATTTATTCCAATCGAATGTACATGCTCGTTTAAAATTTCCAATGGAAGGGGATTCTATTATCAAATCCATTTTTTACGACGGAGAAAAAACCGTTTGGATAAATGAAACTCAATACTTCGGTCCTATTTCCCAAAAGGTATGGAATTACAATATAGGCGGTTTTCAAATCTGTGAAAAATGGTTAAAGGATAGAAAAGGCAGGCAGCTAACGTTTTTAGATATTCAACATTATTCGGTCATAGTCCATTCAATCGAACAAACAATTCAATTCGAAATTGAGATAGATGAACATATCACT